One window of Atribacter laminatus genomic DNA carries:
- a CDS encoding DUF362 domain-containing protein: MGQVSIVRVKENIKESLYHSIQLIGGISKFIQHGDRILLKPNLNGWEGTTNRIMVEALIQLLLDYQVRSIAIGESTFGDAQTTKVCFQKTGFQDLVKKYHLPLINFNQSETVSVPVPHPLILKNIPIAKEYFEADVIINLPVMKVHYATGITLGLKNLKGFLPPEEKKHFHEIGLDQAIVDLNKAITTQLTIVDAIQAMERMGPRGGDMVSLNLIMVGENNWEVDWVGMNIMGYQLSEVKHLRYYLEDKNIDEQRIQEVKVVGESIENARHPFKKVAMEAIIPPSFNLYQTNACSACMNALLLSCSFLEGIPTVPIDVFLGSNIVEFPSNHHLRLSFGNCCTKKTDNPLSIPGCPPYPFNLNLLLKQRGLIKKEES, translated from the coding sequence ATGGGACAAGTCAGTATCGTTCGGGTCAAGGAGAATATTAAAGAAAGCTTATACCACTCTATCCAGCTGATTGGAGGAATTTCAAAATTTATCCAGCACGGAGATCGAATTCTTTTAAAACCCAATCTCAATGGGTGGGAAGGGACAACTAACCGGATAATGGTAGAAGCATTGATTCAACTTCTGCTTGATTATCAGGTTCGGTCGATAGCCATTGGTGAATCGACCTTTGGTGATGCCCAAACGACCAAGGTTTGTTTTCAAAAAACCGGCTTTCAAGATTTAGTTAAAAAATACCACCTTCCTTTGATCAATTTTAACCAATCGGAAACGGTATCGGTTCCAGTTCCGCATCCGCTTATTCTCAAAAACATTCCAATTGCGAAAGAGTATTTTGAAGCCGATGTCATCATTAATTTACCAGTGATGAAGGTCCATTATGCGACTGGCATTACCCTGGGTTTAAAGAATCTCAAAGGATTTCTCCCTCCCGAAGAGAAAAAGCATTTTCACGAAATTGGTCTGGATCAGGCAATTGTTGATCTCAACAAAGCCATAACCACCCAACTCACCATTGTTGATGCCATTCAAGCTATGGAAAGAATGGGCCCTCGGGGTGGTGATATGGTTTCGCTCAACTTAATCATGGTTGGCGAAAATAACTGGGAAGTCGATTGGGTGGGGATGAATATAATGGGGTACCAACTTTCCGAGGTAAAGCACCTTCGATACTACCTGGAAGACAAGAACATTGATGAGCAGAGGATTCAAGAAGTCAAAGTAGTGGGAGAAAGCATAGAGAATGCCCGGCATCCTTTTAAAAAAGTGGCTATGGAAGCAATCATTCCGCCCTCTTTTAATCTCTACCAAACCAATGCTTGTAGCGCCTGCATGAATGCCTTGCTGCTTTCCTGCTCCTTTTTAGAAGGAATCCCGACAGTTCCGATTGATGTCTTTCTTGGTTCAAATATTGTTGAATTTCCTTCCAACCATCATCTTCGTCTCTCTTTTGGAAATTGCTGTACAAAAAAGACTGATAATCCGCTTTCGATACCAGGTTGTCCTCCTTATCCTTTTAATTTAAATTTACTTTTAAAACAAAGAGGATTGATAAAAAAAGAAGAGAGTTAA